The nucleotide sequence GAGGCCAGAGGAGGGCCTGAGCCATTCGTCCGGACCACCCTTGCTGAACAACGAGAGAGCAGGCGACTGATTTCTGCCAACGGTGGTAGCGTGGCGATTGCAGTAAGATGCACCAGCCACACACACGATCATCCCCAGCCGCCAGGCACACCACGGGTGCACAGATAGGCAGGCTGCTTTCAGTTTCAACTAACAACGGGCTGACAACACAGAGGGAACAATCGAAGCGAAACACGTGATTCTGAACCTAAATGAGCGGACTTATAACAGTTCATCGGGTATCCGAGCACAACAGAAGCTGTACAACAGCACAGGTCAAGTCAGTGAACACCAGCCAGCAACCAACACAGCTCTTCAGCATATATATGTGTTCTGTTCCAGGCTTCTAGGGCAAAGACTACAGGGGGAAAAGAACACAAAGAAACAGCTAACTTGCACGTCATTCTTCCTTCTTGAAAAAATTGTCTGGCAAGGCGAATTCCTCCGCCTGACCAAAGTTATCCTTCTCGTCGTCATCTGGTTTCTGCATTTGGTTTAGAAAAAACTCTGTAAGAATAACGTCCATACTCCCGAAACTAAGAAAAACGAAGATTGAAGTAAGACAAGCTCTCATTTGAGTCGCAGTGTCGATGCAAAACAATCACAAAGCTAAAAGAGAAGCAGTAACAAATTAGTCCGAATCGATGAGTGTTTCAATCACCAGCATTTCTAGGTTGAAGAAGCGGTCAAGCAGTTGCAGAACTTCATCCGCGGAGAATTGTCTGTCAAGGCTGAAAGAATTCATAGGGTGTCAGACCAGATCCCGCTAATTTCATGGAAGTGCAAACTGAAGGATTCTCATATGGTCACCTTTTTCTCAAGTATTCCATGAGGCCGTAGAGAATGAAGTGGCGATGGATCCCTACAAGCACACAAGATTTAGAGTGCATACTGAGCAAAAATAAACAAGATTCACCATCAGCATTTGAAAAGCTGTACATAGCAACATTGCAAAACCGGCAGGACACACCATCAGTGCACAAAGGTTTGTAACTCTGCGAATTGACCTAGttcatttttttttactttttttttcttctAAAGTTCGTTTGCTCTATTCACCTTGTGTGCATTCACATGTTAATAAAAACAGCACACACTCACACTCATTCTTATTTCTGGGTCTATTCCCAGCTACACTCTAGGAGGACATTACTTTCAGAACTTTAAACCTAACTCTGTAAATTCTACTTTTGTGACCGATCTGATAATGCTCCCGAAAAGTACACACTCAGTACTTCTAATTGAATGGACTCGAGCAGCTATCTATGCCAGCTAGAGCTAGCTGAGTACAGCTTTCAACAGATAGTTGGATGCCCTTCTGAAAGAAGCAAGTTATGCATACAGCCGTATCCCATTATACATGGAGGGATGGCTGTCTTATTCTATGGTTGCTGGCCCCCATGACAGAGTGCAATTAAAAGACAAACAAATGACTAGCCTCTCCTTAAAACCTCATCAAATCCAGCAAAAAGCAATCAAGACCAAGCACACTACAGAAAAGCGGTATCTGTATCTTCAAGTTTCTTATGATCTCTACGCTACATAATATTGTAAATTTGAACATATATTCCTAAACAATCATGTGCTTGCTTCCAGCTGCGAAATAAGATCTCCAAAATGTAGCAACTTTGTCAAGTGAGGATAATGCAGCTTGTGTGTACTATTACCATATTATAAAGTTCAATGTTTTATGCCAATTGACCACAGGGAGATTAAAACTTAGCCCCAGCAATTCTAGTTACAGAAAGGATTTATGCAAAGCCTTGCCAGCACTTCTCAGaagggcaggcctggcgcagtggaGTCTCTCCACTTGTCGCCTGGAGGTTTTGGGTTCGACTCCGAACCAGCCTCCTTGCAGAATTATTGTGCAAGTGTAAGGCTGTCGCCCCTCGCCAGAACTGCTCGCAAGGTTTCATCGTGGTTTCTCTTCTGCTGTTAAACTTGCTAATTGATGGTAGGCTATTCTTCCTCATTGGATGCCCTTCCAAAAGAAGCAATTTATGCATACAGCCGTACCCCATCACATATGGAGGGATGACTGTCTTCATCCATGGTTGCTAGCACCCATGATAGTGTAATAAAAGGACAATGAATGACTAAGCCACTCCATACTATCTAATCTAATCCAGCAAAAAGCAATCAAGGCAAAACACACTAAAGAAAAGAGGTGTTGGAATCTTCTTAGTTTTTTCGGTTCTCTACACTACATAATACTGTAAGTTTGAGCATCTATTGCTAAACAATCATGTGCTTGTTACGAGTTGCGAAATAAGATCTCCTAAATGTAGCAACTTTGTTAAATGAGGATAATGCAGCTTGTGTGTAACATATTGTAAAGTTCAATGTATTATGCTAATTGACCACAGGGAGATTAAAACTTAGACCCAGCAATTCTAGTTACAGAAAGGATCTATGCAAGCCTCGCCAGCACTGCTCGGAAGGGCGAGCCTGGCGCAGTGGTAGAGTCTCTCCACTTGTGGCCTGGAGGTCTTGGGTTCGAACCGGCCTCCTTGCAGAATTACCTTGCAAGGGTAAGGCTGTCTAGAAATTGccttccccagaccccaccttgtgtgggagctttcaGCACTGGGTATGCCCCTCGCCAGCACTGCTCGCCATGTTTCGTGGTTTCTCTTCTGCTATTAAACTTGGAAATTGATGGTAGACTGTTCTCTTAGTTGGATGCCTTTCCAAAAGAGGCAATTTATGGATACAGCCGTATCCCATTACATATGGAGGGATGGCTGTCTTCCTCCATGGTTAAGCTTGAACATCCTATTCCTAAACAATCATGCACTCGTTTCAAGCTATGAAATAAGATCTCCTAAATATAGCAACTTTGCCAAATGAAGGCAGTACAGCTTGCATGTACCATATTTAATATAAATCATAGGTAGTAAGCATAAGAGATGATGCAGTTCAGTGTTGTATGTCAATTAACTACAGGGTGATTGAAACTTAGCCCCAACAATTATAGTTACAGAAAGGATTTATGTAAAGGCTGGCCAAGATTCTTTGCCATGTTCTGTGTGTGTCTTGTTTGCTGTTTGACTTGGTAACTGATGGTACACTATTCCAAATTTCAGTTGTTAGTGGTGTCATCGCCAGTGTTTTGGTTACCGAACGAAATTTTGGGATTTCGAGCGGTTACCGAGTATTTCGTTGCTCCTTGGTAAATGGGCATttcaagcaaaaaaagaagttttttAAATTTGAACAATCAACATGTAGTCAAGTAGAATGGAAACTCACATTTGGAAACTCAACGATGGTGTAGTGTCTAGGACGCTGGGACTTTTAAGACAACAACGTCCTGGGTTCGAATCCCTCTAGTATCTTTTTTTGCCTAATTATGTGGATATACAACGGCATTGTTTTTTAAAAATCAAAGGGGTGGGCAGGGGTCAAACTCAAGACCACGAGGCACCGATGACATAAGGGTAGAGCTGAGAAACAACCATTGCGCCATGTGCAGGTTTATGTAAATTTCTAATTCCGTTGTAATTTGACTTGAGCCAAATATCTGAATTCATAtttcatttgaaaattttgaacagaACCGCATTTttcacgccccccccccccttgtgttcGATAACCAAAACACCGGTCATAAAGACGAGAACCTAATAGTAAAACACTGATCCTAAAATAGTTTTTTTTAAAGGTCTCCTAATCTGGAACTATCAAGTATCTAAATTGCAGGATAAGGTTGGCTCTTAAGCCTGACCAAGCAAGGCTTTATGACACACTCAGAGTATACACGGTTAAATGAAGGTTCTGATGTCCTCTTCCTTTTTTGCAAAATGAACGCACAAGTATGTAGTTGTTTCCCCATTTTTCACAACAGCAATGATACAGGAGGCCCTGCAGGGGTACACAGCTCGCCTGAAATTATGTACTTATTTCGTCAGAGGCACATCTTCCCATAGCCTGGCTATCCACAGAACTAGCAATTAGGGAAGCCATGATTGCAAGACTAACTACTCGTGCAGCACATACACAAATCAAGTCACGGCCACTAAGACAGATAGATGCGTTACTGGTATCCACAACGGCGGAGCATCACACCTTTCAGTTTGGAGGGAGGGTAGAACTCGAGAGCCTGGAGCAGCCTCAGCTCCAGCTCCACCTGCGACTGCTCCTGCGATACGAGGCAAACGCATCAGGCCACGAGACCACGCGCGATCTTCAGAGATGAAAACAGAGGAGGGGGTGAGGTAGGGGGGGAAAGTCGGGAGGAACGGCGAGGGACCTTTGGAAGGGAGGACGCTGATGAAGGTGGCGCCTGCGCCGGCGACTGCGCGGACAGCCCCTCCTGCTCCTCGTCGGCGGCCGCCTCCATACCCGAACCCTTCGCGTGCGCCCCCACGAAATTGGTTGGAGAGCCCGGTGAGCGAGACGAAGAGACTGTGGTGTGGGTCGGGTGAGGGGGCTAGGGACACGGTGGATGGTGGCCTGCTAACGTCCCGTGGTTGTTCAACTCAGGTTTTTTTAGATGGTTGTTCAACTTAGTAGGCCGTCCGTGTGGGTACGAGGAGAAGCCCAGGTTGAGTCAcacgattttttttttttttgcgggtagagTCACACGATGATGTAACAAAGCAAACCCCCAATTTCCACTAGGAAAAAAAAACTTGGCCCAGAAAAAAAAGGAACTCCGGAAGCAACTAACTAAGGAGCTCTCATTTCCAGCCTCCCCAAGGATCACTTGATGCGCTCTCAGCCGCCACcacatgtcgcgctctgggcgcttcctccagattttgttttgttttattattttttcgCACACATTTTCGGCTTTTTAGATGGTTTTTCGGTTTTTCACCGATCTTCCTTAGCTTTGGGGGAAAATGAAAGATATTTTTTTGCACGAAAAAACGTGTTTTCGTTTTGCCCTTCTGGGAGAGGCACGGtattgcttccgcgagaggcatggatttgcttctGCAAGAGGCACGCCATGCCTCTCGCAaacaaaaaatgtgttttctatcttttttttatttcgtgcgaggcacggttttgcttttgcaAGAGGAAAGGTCTTGCTTTCGTCGTGCCTCTCAGAAACttcctttcgtgagaggcacggtttgcttcggtgagaggcacgaccgtgcctctcggaaaacaaaaaaaatgcattttcttttttttcttcggtgAGAGACATGGTTTTGCTTCGTGAGAGGCACAGCCGTGCCGGCCATACAAGCTACCCACCCTGGTGTAGGTAGCCGGACTCCCTCCCCAAACTAGCTCCGTGCCGGCCCTACAAGGACCTAGcggacgaagatgatgaagaagccCATCCAATGCGACGACGAATAGCCATCGGAGCCGGGACATGAACGCCCACCACCCGTCGATAGCAGCAACCCTCCAATGGGACCAGCGACCAGGAGGACGAAGCCATCCCCCGCTGAAATGACGGCCAGAGAACCGAAGAGCCTGGAGACAACAACAATAACGACGTGAACGCTAGTGCGCTACAGGACCAGAAGCATGACTCCTAAGGATGGCGCAACCCACCCCAACCCCCTCTCCTCGCCGCAAGAATCACCGACCATGGATCGACACGCGGCCAGCAAAGAAATCCCCCAGCCGCCACACCACAGACTGCGCCTTTCACCAGAGGAATTGACCAAgaagtctgttggaaatatgccctagaggaaataataaaagcattattattatatttccttgttcatgataattgtcttttattcatgctataattgtattatctggaaatcataatacacgtgtgaatacatagaccacaatacgtccctagtaagcctctagttgactagctcgttggtcaacagatagtcatggtttcctgactatggacattagatgtcgttgacaacgggatcacatcattaggagaatgatgtgatggacaagacccattcctaagcatagcacaagatcgtgtagttcgttttgctagagcttttccaatgtcaagtatctcttccttacaccatgagatcgtgtaactcccggataccgtaggagagctttgggtgtaccaaacgtcacaacgtaactgggtgactataaaggtgcactacaggtatctccgaaagtgtctgttgggttgacacggatcgatactgggatttgtcactccgtatgacggagaggtatctctgggcccactcggtaatgcatcatcataatgagctcaaagtgagcaagtgtttggtcacgggatcatgcattacggtacgagtaaagtaacttgccggtaacgagactgaacgaggtattgggataccgacgatcgagtctcgggcatgtaacgtaccgattgacaaagggaattgcatacggggttgattgaatcctcgacatcgtggttcatccgatgacatcatcgaggagcatgtgggagccaac is from Triticum aestivum cultivar Chinese Spring chromosome 1B, IWGSC CS RefSeq v2.1, whole genome shotgun sequence and encodes:
- the LOC123139884 gene encoding uncharacterized protein, whose protein sequence is MEAAADEEQEGLSAQSPAQAPPSSASSLPKEQSQVELELRLLQALEFYPPSKLKGIHRHFILYGLMEYLRKSLDRQFSADEVLQLLDRFFNLEMLKPDDDEKDNFGQAEEFALPDNFFKKEE